ACATCTGCACGCCGACCTACCTGGCCAACACCGCGCGGCAGATCGCCAAGGACTTCAAGCTCAAGGTCGAGGTGCTCGGCCGCAAGCAGATCGAGGCGCTGAAGATGGGCGCCTTCCTGGCCGTCACCAAGGGCAGCCAGGAGCCGCCGCAGTTCATCGTGCTGCGCTACGAGGGCGGCCCGGCCAAGCAGGCGCCGGTGGTGCTGGTCGGCAAGGGCATCACGTTCGATACCGGCGGCATCTCGCTCAAGCCGGGCGAGGGCATGGACGAGATGAAGTTCGACATGTGCGGCGCCGCCTCGGTGCTGGGCACGCTGCGCGCCGTCGCCGAGATGGGCCTGAAGCTGAACGTCATCGCCGTGGTGCCGACCTGCGAGAACATGCCCAGCGGCATCGCTACCAAGCCGGGCGACGTGGTCACCAGCATGTCGGGCCAGACCATCGAGATCCTCAACACCGACGCCGAGGGCCGCCTGATCCTGTGCGATGCGCTGACCTACGTGGAGCGCTTCAAGCCCGCCGCGGTGATCGACGTGGCGACGCTGACGGGCGCGGTCATCATTGCGCTCGGCCACATCAACACCGGCGTCTATGCGCGCAGCGACGCGCTGGCCAATGCGCTGCTGGCCGCCGGCAAGCAGTCGCTCGACACCGGCTGGCGCATGCCGCTGGACGAGGAATACCAGGAGCTGCTCAAGTCCAACTTCGCCGATATGGGCAACATCGGCGGCCGCCCGGCCGCCAGCGTGACGGCGGCCTGCTTCCTGGCGCGCTTCACCGAGAAGTACGACTGGGCCCACCTCGATATCGCCGGCACCGCCTGGAAGAGCGGCGCGGCCAAGGGCGCCACCGGCCGCCCGGTGCCGCTGCTCACGCGCTTCCTGATGGATCGCGCCGGCTGATGCGCTGACCGGAGCAGGCCCGCCCATGACCCGTGTCGATTTCCATAGCAACGTGCCCGGCAAGCTGGCTTATGCCTGCCGCCTGGTGCGCAAGGCCTACGGCGCGGGCCAGAAGGTGATCGTGGTGGGGAACCGCGCAGCGCTGGAGGCCTTTGACGCTCAGTTGTGGACCTTCAGCCAGCTCGACTTCCTGCCGCACTGCGGGCTGCGGCATCGGCTCGCCGCGCAGACGCCGATTCTGCTGGCCGATGCCTCCGAGCCGCTGGACGACGCGCCCCATCACGACATTCTCGTCAACCTGTCGGATGCCACGCCGCCGCTGTTCGCGCGGTTCGCGCGCCTGATCGAAATCGTCGGCGACGACGAGGCCGAGCGCGCCGCCGCCCGCGACCGCTTCCGCTTCTATCGCGACCGCGGCTATCCGATCCAACATCACGACGTGGGGCGCGCATGACTCCCGATGGCCGTAATCCCGGACCCAACGCGGACAACAACATCCCCGTCCTGACGGAGATCGTCGAGCTCGAGCCGCAGGTGCCGGCGCAAGCGCCGCCCGTCCAGGCGCCGCCCCATGCGGCTGCCGCAGCCGCCATCGTGCCGCCGGCGCTGCGCGAGCAGGGCCTCGCGCCCACGCCTGCCTTGCCGCCCGCCGGCACCGACGCTGCCCGCGTGATGGGCGAGGTGATGTGGCGTTTCCAGTCCGAATGGCCGGCGCTGATCGAGGCACAATGCCGCGCCGCGCTGGAATCGCGCCTGTCCCTGCTGACCGAGCAGCTCGCCGCCGACCTGACGCGCACCCTCGAAGCGCGCCTGATGGACTGGCTGGGCGCCGCGCTGGACGACGCACTGGCGCCCCAGCGCAGGACCCCGCCGCGCTAGCGTCGGTACGGATCGCGAGCCCATGAAAAAACCCGCCGGATGGCGGGTTTTTCGTTTTGGAGCGCGGCAACGGCGCGGGGTCAGCCCGTGACGGCGCCCTTGCTGGCCGTCGACGTCAGCTGCGCGAACTTGGCGAGCACGCCGCGCGTGTAGCGCGGTGCCGGCTGCTTCCATGCGGCGCGGCGGCGGGCCAGTTCGTCTTCCGGCACGTTCAGCTGCAGCAGGCGCTGGTGCGCGTCGATGGTGATCGAATCACCTTCCTGCACCAGGGCGATGGTGCCGCCCACGAAGGCTTCCGGCGCGACGTGGCCGACCACCATGCCCCAGGTGCCGCCCGAGAAGCGCCCGTCAGTGACGAAGCCCACCGATTCGCCCAGGCCCTTGCCGATGATGGCCGAGGTCGGCGCCAGCATTTCCGGCATGCCGGGGCCGCCCTTCGGGCCCAGGTAGCGCAGCACCAGCACGTCGCCGGCCTTGATCTGGTCGGCCAGGATGGCGGTCATCGCGCTCTGCTCGTCGTCGAATACGCGCGCCGGGCCGGAGATGACCGGGTTCTTCAGGCCGGTGATCTTCGCTACGGCGCCTTCTTCGGCCAGGTTGCCCTTGAGGATGGCGAGGTGGCCCTGCTGGTAGAGCGCGCGCTCGATCGGCAGGATCACGTCCTGGTCCGCGCGCGGTTGGTCGGGCACGTTGGCCAGCTCTTCGGCCAGCGTCTTGCCGGTGATGGTGATGCAGTCGCCGTGCAGCAGGCCAGCGTTCAGGAGGATCTTCATCACCTGCGGGATGCCGCCGGCCTTGTGCAGGTCGGTGGCCACGTACTGGCCCGACGGCTTCAGGTTGCAGATGACCGGCACGCGCTGACGCACGCGCTCGAAGTCGTCAATGGTCCATTCCACGCCGGCGGCGTGGGCGATGGCCAGGTAGTGCAGCACGGCGTTGGTCGAGCCGCCGGTGGCCATGATGACGGCCACGGCGTTCTCGATGGACTTGCGCGTGATGATGTCGCGCGGCTTGAGGTCGCGGCGCACGGCCTCGACCAGCACGCGGGCCGATTCGGCGGCGCTGTCGACCTTCTCCTGATCGGGGTTGGCCATGGTCGACGAATACAGCAGCGACATGCCCAGCGCCTCGAACGACGAGCTCATCGTGTTGGCGGTGTACATGCCGCCGCACGAACCCGAGGTCGGGCAGGCGTTGCGCTCCACGCCCTCGAAGTCTTCCTCGCTCATGCGGCCGGCGGTGAACTCGCCCACGGCCTCGAACGACGACACGATGGTCAGATCCTTGCCCTTCCAGTTGCCCGGTTTGATGGTGCCGCCGTACACGTAGATGCCGGGCACGTTGGTGCGGGCCAGGGCGATCATGCCGCCGGGCATGTTCTTGTCGCAGCCGCCGATGACGACCACGCCGTCCATCCACTGGCCCTGTGCGCAGGTCTCGATGCAGTCGGCGATGACCTCGCGCGAGATCAGCGAATACTTCATGCCCTCGGTGCCCATCGACATGCCGTCGGAAATGGTGGGCGTGCCGAAGATCTGCGGATTGGCGTTCGACGCCTTGACGGCGGCCACGGCCGCGTCAGCCAGCTTCTGCAGGCCCGAGTTGCACGGCGTGATGGTCGAATGACCATTGGCTACGCCGATCATCGGGTTGCTGAAGTCTTCCTTCTTGTAGCCCAGCGCGTAGTACATCGAGCGGTTGGGCGAGCGCGCCACACCCTGGGTGATGTGCTGGGAACGCTTGTTGTCTGGCATGGGAGGCTCCGTGGGGTCGGACATTTCGTTTTGGGAAAATCGCTGGCGCACAGCATGCCGCTGGACAAAAGTCGTGTCAAATATATTATTGAGCGATTATTGAGTCGAAAAAAATATCAATAGAAACCATGGACCTGCGCCAGCTCCGCTACTTCGTGACCGTTGCCGAGGAACTGCACTTCGGCCGTGCCGCCGCGCGCCTGGCGATGACGCAGCCGCCGCTGTCGCAGCAGATCCGCGCGCTGGAGGAGGAGCTGGGCGTCGCGCTGTTCCACCGCACGCAGCGCTCGGTGGCGCTGACGCCGGTGGGGGCGCGCTGGCTGGTGGAGGTGCGGCGCGTCCTGGCGGAGGCGGGCGCGTTGCCGGCGCTGGCGCAGCGGCTGGCGCGCGGCGAGGTGGGGTCGCTGTCGCTGGCCTTTGTCAGCACGGCCGACTACGGCATCCTGCCCGCCATGCTGCGCCATTTCCGCGATGCCCGGCCCGACGTGCAGGTGCAATTGCGCGAAGCCACCAGCGACGTGCAGATCGAGGCGCTGCTGGCCGACGAGATCGACGCCGGCGTAGTGATCGCGCATCACATCGGCTCCGTGCCGGGCGAACTGGAATACCGACCGCTGGCGCGCGAGGGGCTGGTGCTGGCCGTGCCCGCGGCGCGCGCGGCGCAATGGGGCGCGCGGCCCGGCCGGCCGATCGCGCTGGCCGACGTGGCCGCCGAGCCGCTGATTATTTTCCCGCGCCGTTCCGCGCCGGCGCTGTACGACATCATTACCGGCTATCATGCCGCGCACGGCGGCGCCCAGGAGGCGTCCGCGCGCATCGCCCAGGAGGCGATCCAGATGCAGACCATCGTCAGCCTCGTCTCCGCCGAGATGGGCGTGGCCCTGGTGCCCGCATCGCTGTGCAACCTGCAGCGGACCGGCGTGGTCTATCTCGAACTGGCCGAGCCGAGCCCGGTCATCGAGACCGGGCTGGTCTGGCGGCGCGACGCGGTATCGCCCGTGCTGCCGTGGTTCGTGGCCAGCGCCGAGGCCGTGGCCCGCTTGCATGACAACCCCCAACCCTGAGACCCCCGGATTCATGCTCATCCATCCGCAATTCGATCCCATCGCGCTGCATCTCGGGCCGCTCGCCATCCGTTGGTACGGCCTGATGTACCTGGCCGCGTTCATCATGTTCCTGTGGTTCGGCCGGCTGCGCACGCGGCAGCCCCACATCGCCGCGCAAGGCTGGAGCGGCCGCGATCTGGACGACATGCTGTTCTACGGCGTGCTCGGTGTGATCCTGGGCGGGCGCCTGGGCTATGTGCTGTTCTACAAGCCCGACTGGTATCTCGCGCATCCGCTGGACATCTTCAAGGTCTGGGAGGGCGGCATGGCCTTCCACGGCGGCTTCCTCGGCGTGGTGCTGGCGATGATGCTGTACGCGCGCATGCGCCGCCGCCCGTGGATGCAGGTCACCGATTTCATCGCGCCGATGGTTCCGTGCGGACTGGCGGCCGGCCGTCTGGGCAACTTCATCAACGGCGAGCTGTGGGGCCGCGTGTCCTCGCCCGACCTGCCGTGGGCGATGCTGTTCCCGCAGGCGCAGGGCGAAGACCGGGCCTGGCTGGCGGCGCACGCGCAGCAGGCGGTGACCAGCGGCGTGCAGGCCGTGTTCGACCAGTACCACATGCTGCCGCGCCATCCCTCGCAGATCTACCAGTTCCTCGGCGAGGGCGTGCTGTTCTTCATCCTGCTGTGGCTGTATGCGCGCAAGCCGCGGCCGATGGGCGCCGTGTCGGGCATGTTCCTGGTCGGCTACGGCGTGTTCCGCTTTGCGGCCGAATTCGCGCGCGAGCCCGACAACTTCCTCGGCCTGCTGGCGCTGAGTCTGTCGATGGGGCAGTGGTTGTCGCTGCCGATGATCCTGGCGGGCGTGGCGATGTTGGCGTGGGCGTATCGGCGCGCCGGGCGCAACGGGAACGACGCGCAAGCCGGCGCACACGCTTGACGCCGCATCGGCGCAAAGAAAAAGCCACCGCTTGCGGTAAATGCCGTTCAGTTAAGCATGACTTGGCAGGCTCGCGGCAACGAGAGCTGAGTCAACAACAGGGAAAAAGGCAGTTCATACGACGTCAATCTGAACTGACCCCGTAAAGTTGGACGGGTAATTTAGGCGGCCAAGGGCTGAGTCCTGTATTGCACAGGGCTCAGCCCTTTTAGCTTGATCTTGATGCGCTCGTGATTGTAGTACCGGATGTATTCGGCAATGGCGCGTCGCAGTTGGTCGATGTCCGCGAAGCGCTCTAACCGGAAGCACTCTGACTTGAGTGTGCCGAAGAAGCTTTCCATTGCCGCATTGTCTAGGCAGTTGCCTTTGCGGGACATGCTCTGGCGCAGGCCTCGCGCGGCCAGTTTGCGACGATACGCTGCCATTTGATACGGCCAGCCTTGATCCGAATGCAGCATCGGCGTCTCGCACGGGCGCAGCTTGCGCAACGCCTTGTCGAGCATCTCCCGGATCAGCGTGTAATCAGGTCGTTCACTGGTTTGCCAGGCGACGATCTCTCCGTTGTACAGGTCCAGGACGGGCGACAGGTACAGCTTTTTGCCGCCGACGTTGAACTCCGTCACGTCCGTTACCCACTTCTCGTTCGGCTTGCTCGCCTCAAACTCGCGCTGTAGCAGATTGGGAGCAACCCGCCCGACTTGCCCGCGGTAAGAGCGGTATTTCTTCGGCCGCACGAGTGACTTCAACTGTAGCGCCGACATCAATCGCTGTACGGTCTTGTGATTCACCAACGTCCCTGCCCGACGGAGCGTCGCCGTGATCCGGCGGTAGCCATATCGGCCCTTGTGCTGGGCATAGATGTGCTGAATGCGCTCCTTGAGCGCGCCGTGACGATCCTCTGCCTGGCTTGTCGCCATCTGGTAGTAGTACGTGCTGCGTGCGAGATTCGCGGCCTTGAGCAAGCTCGACAATGAATGCCGCTCACGCAGCGCACTCACGACTTGCGCTTTTTCTTTGGTGCCTGCTGCTGTTTGGCACGCAGCAGGGCATCTAACTTTTTTAGGTACGCCACCTCCGCGCGCAAACACTCGTTCTCTTTGAGCAAATCCTCGCGCGAGCGCTCGTCTTGAGCCGGCTGCGCAGCGGGTTGGGGATCTTGCTTGGACTGGGACATGATGGGTGCCCCGCCTTTGCGGCGCGGCTGTAGGGCGTCGAAACCGCCCTCATGATACTGGCGGTCCCAGCGGCTGACGCCGCCAGCCTCACGCAAATCGAACACAGCGCTGACTTGCTGATAGGACAACTCGTCGCGCCACATGCGCTGCAGCACCGTCAGCTTGAACTCGGCGCTATACGCTTCATGCTTCTTGCGTAGTCCGGATTTCCCATGGCGCTGCCACGCGTTGATCCAGCGCCGGATCACAGAACGGCCTATCCCGTACTTCTGGCTCAGCCCTGCGGTCCCAACGGCCCCCCTCAAATACTCCTGAACTACTTGGCGCTTGAACGCCTCTTCATACTTCGCCATGAAAAACACCCCAAAGGTTGAACAGATGTCCAACTTTTGGGGTGCAGTTCATTTCGACGTCAATCGGAGCGGCCTTTTTTGCCTTAGCTGAACGGCATTAACCGCTTGCGGTGACTTTTCTCATGGCTGGCGGGTCCGCTACTTCAACATTTGCACGGCACCGGAGACGGTCACCGTGACTTGCGCCTTGCCGCCCTCGATGGGTACCGGTACCGGAGACGAGTCGGTCATTGCGGCGGCCCTGAGGGCCCACGTGCGCGAGCTCGGCGTGCTGCCTTCGCTCACGCGCACCTCGCGGATCGCATAGCTCGTGTAGCCGAACAGCTTGGTGGTCACCTGCGCCTTGTCGCGGAAAGTGCTGACGGCCTGGTCGACCAGCTTGGTCTCAGCGGCCGTGCGTGCCTCGCGCGACAGCGTGAAGTTGACGTTCTGCACTTGCATCTGGTTGGCCAATTGGCCCGCCAGCTTGGAGGCCGCAGCAAAGTCCTTCGACGTGATGCGTACCTCGGCTCGGCCGCGCCACACGTTGATCTTGCCGTTGCGGTCGGTGTTCGGGTAGATGTTGAAGCCGCCCGTTTCCGCCTGCACGCCGGCCGTGCGCTTGGCCTGGGCGATGACGTCTTCGGCCTTGCGCGACAGTGATGCGGAGATGGCGCCCGGGTCCGCGCCTTCCTGCTCGGCGCCCAGCGTGAGGGTGACGGTGTCGGTCGGCACTTCGGCCACCGCCTGGGCATCCAGCGACAGCACGCCCGACGGCGGTGTCCAGCCACCCGCGGCAGCGGAGGGCGTTTGCGCAAGCGCGGAGGTGGCCATCACGGCGGTTCCCAGAACGGTTGCGGCCAGGGCAGGTTTCATGGTGTTCTCTCATCAAGGCAGTGTGATGCGTCTGACCCGGGGGCAGGCGCATCGTTCATCACGTTTGTAACCAAACTTGGCGGACGAGGACCGGTGCTCAGTCCGCGTCGTGTATCAGCCGGCTGGTGATGTAGCGCCATTGTGCGGGCGTGACCGGCGTGATCGACAGGCGGTTGCCGCGCTGGAGGATGGTCATCTCGGCCAGCGGTTCCTGCGCGCGCAGCGTGGGCAGGTCGATCAGCGCGCATTTGCGCACGAACCTGACGTCGACCAGCATCCAGCGAGGCGTCTCCTGCTTGGCTGCGGGATCGTAGTAGGGACTCTTGCTGTCGAACTGCGTTGGATCGGGATAGCTGGTGGAGCACACCTCGGCCAGCCCCGCGATGCCCGGCTGCGGGCATGACGAGTGATAGAACAGCACGCCGTCGCCGATGCGCATGCGGTCGCGCATGAAGTTGCGCGCCTGGTAGTTGCGCACGCCGGTCCACGGCAGGGTGCCCTCGGTTTGCAGCGTATCGATGCTGGCCTCGTCGGGCTCGGATTTCATCAGCCAGTATTGGGCGGCCATGATGGCGGGCGTGGGAGTTGGCGGTGTGCGCAGCATAGCAACTGCGCAGCGACGCAGCCATCCGGCGGTGCGGCATCGACGGGCCGCGTGCACAAAGAAAAAGGCGGTAGCGTATTGCTACGCTACCGCCTTTCGTTGGGTCCCCACCTCGGCCGCTAGACCCGCCTCCTGAACCCAAGTATGGTTCAGAGTGGCTGCGGAAGCCGCATTTTGGGTACATCACCGGCACAGGGAGCACACGACTTTCGTCGCCTGCTGTGCGCTGGAAGACGCGCTCGCCCACACGGCATATCCCGCACCAAGCAATGCTTATCGGTTCAAGGAATTAATGGCCTTGGCGAACCAGGCAGGGAAACTGTCAGACGCATGGGCACGTTCAAGAATGCGTGCCTTCGAAGACATGGCCATGCGTCTGAGAGATTCATCGCAAGCAACCGATCGTGCTGTAAAGCCTTGTACTACAAGGGTTTGCGGCACACGCTCGGAAGCCGTTGGGACACACTATACACCTGTTCGCATCCGAACCCAAGCCCGGATGCGATCCGGTTACAAAGACAAGCGGACGTCGTTGCGTTTGTGATTACGTCGCTTCGCCGTACTGGCGCAGCGCTTCGTCGGCCCGCGCATTCAGGTCGGCCAGCTTGGCGCGGATGGCGTCGATCGGCAGCGCGGCGTCGGCCGCGGCTTGGCGCTGCACCGCCAGCAGATCGGAGGCGATGCTGATGGCGGCCATCACGGCCATGCGCTCGATGCCCTTGGTGGTCGAGCTGTTCCGGATGCGCATCATCTGCGTGTCGACCATGGCGGCGGCTTCGCGCAGTGCGGCTTCGTTGTCGGGCGATACGGCGAACTTGTACGCCTGCCCGGCGATGTTCACTTCGATCTGCTTACTGCTCATGCGGGGTCTCCGGATGCGGGGCGGGGGCGGATTCGCCTGCGGGCTGGCCGAGGAGGTCGAGCTGGCGGGCGTCGGAGCCGGTCGGCAGCTTGTCGAGAATCGACTGGATGCGCAGTTGCGCTTCTTCGATCTTGGCGTTGAGCACGCTGCGGTCGGCCACCATGGCGTCGCGCTCGGTCCTGGCGATCTCGGCTTCCGCCTGGAGCCGTTCGACTTCGGCGCGCAGGCGCTGATTCTCGGCGGCAAGGGCGTCGGCGTGACGCAGCACGCGCGCAATCTTGTCGGCAAGTTGTTCGAGTTCGTTCAGCATCGTTTGTCAATCGGAATCGAGTGGGGGGATTTTAGCCGATCGCCGCGACCGCGCCTGTCCTCCGTACGGATGCGCGGGGCGGGGCGGCGGGTAGGGCACCGGGCATCGGTGCGATGGGCCGGGTCGGTTGGCGCGGGGCGCCGGGTTTCCGTTACACTCGCCGCGTCCTGGTGCCCGCAGAGCCGATCTGCAGTTAAACGGGAAGCAGGGAGCGGCCGCCCCAAACGGTGCGCCAACCTGCGCTGCCCCCGCAACGGTAAGCGAACGCCGTCGAAGGCCGCGCTACCTCTGGCCAGAAGAGGGCGCGGCGTCGCGCAGGTCCGTCCACATGCCACTGTTCCGCGGAACGGGAAGGCGGCCGGACCCGGTTCGCCAGCCCGGATACCGGCCAGGACAGTGGGTTTCAGAGCCAATGCCATCCTTGGAGGGAACCGCATTGAAATCCGGCTGCCAGCGACCCGCGGGGGAACGGGAAGGGCTGATGCTATTGGTTTCTTCATCATGAGCTTGACTACAAAGCGGCCGCGCCGGATGCACCGGGTGGCCATGGGCGCGCTTGCCGGCGCGCTGGCGGGGGTTGCGGCGGGGCCGGTCTGGGCACAGGGCGACGTGCAGTCGGCCGGCATGCCTGTCGGCGAACTCAACCCGACCGTGGTGACGGCGTCGCGCAGCGAGCAGAGGCTCGCCGATGCGCTGCCGCATACCACGGTCATCTCGCGCGCCG
The sequence above is a segment of the Ralstonia nicotianae genome. Coding sequences within it:
- a CDS encoding EVE domain-containing protein, which encodes MAAQYWLMKSEPDEASIDTLQTEGTLPWTGVRNYQARNFMRDRMRIGDGVLFYHSSCPQPGIAGLAEVCSTSYPDPTQFDSKSPYYDPAAKQETPRWMLVDVRFVRKCALIDLPTLRAQEPLAEMTILQRGNRLSITPVTPAQWRYITSRLIHDAD
- a CDS encoding cell division protein ZapA, whose translation is MSSKQIEVNIAGQAYKFAVSPDNEAALREAAAMVDTQMMRIRNSSTTKGIERMAVMAAISIASDLLAVQRQAAADAALPIDAIRAKLADLNARADEALRQYGEAT
- the ilvD gene encoding dihydroxy-acid dehydratase, which translates into the protein MPDNKRSQHITQGVARSPNRSMYYALGYKKEDFSNPMIGVANGHSTITPCNSGLQKLADAAVAAVKASNANPQIFGTPTISDGMSMGTEGMKYSLISREVIADCIETCAQGQWMDGVVVIGGCDKNMPGGMIALARTNVPGIYVYGGTIKPGNWKGKDLTIVSSFEAVGEFTAGRMSEEDFEGVERNACPTSGSCGGMYTANTMSSSFEALGMSLLYSSTMANPDQEKVDSAAESARVLVEAVRRDLKPRDIITRKSIENAVAVIMATGGSTNAVLHYLAIAHAAGVEWTIDDFERVRQRVPVICNLKPSGQYVATDLHKAGGIPQVMKILLNAGLLHGDCITITGKTLAEELANVPDQPRADQDVILPIERALYQQGHLAILKGNLAEEGAVAKITGLKNPVISGPARVFDDEQSAMTAILADQIKAGDVLVLRYLGPKGGPGMPEMLAPTSAIIGKGLGESVGFVTDGRFSGGTWGMVVGHVAPEAFVGGTIALVQEGDSITIDAHQRLLQLNVPEDELARRRAAWKQPAPRYTRGVLAKFAQLTSTASKGAVTG
- a CDS encoding IS3 family transposase (programmed frameshift) — its product is MAKYEEAFKRQVVQEYLRGAVGTAGLSQKYGIGRSVIRRWINAWQRHGKSGLRKKHEAYSAEFKLTVLQRMWRDELSYQQVSAVFDLREAGGVSRWDRQYHEGGFDALQPRRKGGAPIMSQSKQDPQPAAQPAQDERSREDLLKENECLRAEVAYLKKFRCPAACQTAAGTKEKAQVVSALRERHSLSSLLKAANLARSTYYYQMATSQAEDRHGALKERIQHIYAQHKGRYGYRRITATLRRAGTLVNHKTVQRLMSALQLKSLVRPKKYRSYRGQVGRVAPNLLQREFEASKPNEKWVTDVTEFNVGGKKLYLSPVLDLYNGEIVAWQTSERPDYTLIREMLDKALRKLRPCETPMLHSDQGWPYQMAAYRRKLAARGLRQSMSRKGNCLDNAAMESFFGTLKSECFRLERFADIDQLRRAIAEYIRYYNHERIKIKLKGLSPVQYRTQPLAA
- the lgt gene encoding prolipoprotein diacylglyceryl transferase — encoded protein: MLIHPQFDPIALHLGPLAIRWYGLMYLAAFIMFLWFGRLRTRQPHIAAQGWSGRDLDDMLFYGVLGVILGGRLGYVLFYKPDWYLAHPLDIFKVWEGGMAFHGGFLGVVLAMMLYARMRRRPWMQVTDFIAPMVPCGLAAGRLGNFINGELWGRVSSPDLPWAMLFPQAQGEDRAWLAAHAQQAVTSGVQAVFDQYHMLPRHPSQIYQFLGEGVLFFILLWLYARKPRPMGAVSGMFLVGYGVFRFAAEFAREPDNFLGLLALSLSMGQWLSLPMILAGVAMLAWAYRRAGRNGNDAQAGAHA
- a CDS encoding leucyl aminopeptidase, giving the protein MEFSTKALDWAKAGPSGALAAKSDCLVIGLFESQTLAGAAKALDVATKGLVGRLVKLGDFEGKRGTSLLLHEVAGVGAARVLLVGLGKEAEFTDRAYAEAVRTALRALSGTKAANVTWTLTQQPARDKDAAWAVLTAVTLIREAGYRFIERHPELKSKRDKSSSGLRKVMLTVDAADAKAAAVAAARGAAIANGMELTRDLGNLPSNICTPTYLANTARQIAKDFKLKVEVLGRKQIEALKMGAFLAVTKGSQEPPQFIVLRYEGGPAKQAPVVLVGKGITFDTGGISLKPGEGMDEMKFDMCGAASVLGTLRAVAEMGLKLNVIAVVPTCENMPSGIATKPGDVVTSMSGQTIEILNTDAEGRLILCDALTYVERFKPAAVIDVATLTGAVIIALGHINTGVYARSDALANALLAAGKQSLDTGWRMPLDEEYQELLKSNFADMGNIGGRPAASVTAACFLARFTEKYDWAHLDIAGTAWKSGAAKGATGRPVPLLTRFLMDRAG
- a CDS encoding LysR substrate-binding domain-containing protein, which produces MDLRQLRYFVTVAEELHFGRAAARLAMTQPPLSQQIRALEEELGVALFHRTQRSVALTPVGARWLVEVRRVLAEAGALPALAQRLARGEVGSLSLAFVSTADYGILPAMLRHFRDARPDVQVQLREATSDVQIEALLADEIDAGVVIAHHIGSVPGELEYRPLAREGLVLAVPAARAAQWGARPGRPIALADVAAEPLIIFPRRSAPALYDIITGYHAAHGGAQEASARIAQEAIQMQTIVSLVSAEMGVALVPASLCNLQRTGVVYLELAEPSPVIETGLVWRRDAVSPVLPWFVASAEAVARLHDNPQP
- a CDS encoding DNA polymerase III subunit chi, with the protein product MTRVDFHSNVPGKLAYACRLVRKAYGAGQKVIVVGNRAALEAFDAQLWTFSQLDFLPHCGLRHRLAAQTPILLADASEPLDDAPHHDILVNLSDATPPLFARFARLIEIVGDDEAERAAARDRFRFYRDRGYPIQHHDVGRA
- a CDS encoding SIMPL domain-containing protein (The SIMPL domain is named for its presence in mouse protein SIMPL (signalling molecule that associates with mouse pelle-like kinase). Bacterial member BP26, from Brucella, was shown to assemble into a channel-like structure, while YggE from E. coli has been associated with resistance to oxidative stress.), with the translated sequence MKPALAATVLGTAVMATSALAQTPSAAAGGWTPPSGVLSLDAQAVAEVPTDTVTLTLGAEQEGADPGAISASLSRKAEDVIAQAKRTAGVQAETGGFNIYPNTDRNGKINVWRGRAEVRITSKDFAAASKLAGQLANQMQVQNVNFTLSREARTAAETKLVDQAVSTFRDKAQVTTKLFGYTSYAIREVRVSEGSTPSSRTWALRAAAMTDSSPVPVPIEGGKAQVTVTVSGAVQMLK
- a CDS encoding DUF2486 family protein encodes the protein MTPDGRNPGPNADNNIPVLTEIVELEPQVPAQAPPVQAPPHAAAAAAIVPPALREQGLAPTPALPPAGTDAARVMGEVMWRFQSEWPALIEAQCRAALESRLSLLTEQLAADLTRTLEARLMDWLGAALDDALAPQRRTPPR